One window of the Rosa rugosa chromosome 3, drRosRugo1.1, whole genome shotgun sequence genome contains the following:
- the LOC133737546 gene encoding uncharacterized protein LOC133737546 yields the protein MNTFSGPVADSMDKTWVKLHRKSTEYKVGLQNFIRNSLIVASHEGKIKCPCQLCANRSWRSPGLVYKHLQAEKMSPDYEDGLWDEHGEALPNPVFLDEIEDEIEDQPEVNLDMNDMLTDAFANNSPPGSPYIGDDGATMNTAPPEVQRFYNLINEANVDLYPGSTKMKKLEYLVRLYQIKCLGGISDKALSLLLKLTKSILPDGETLPDSFYKAKRSICDLGLSYEKIDACPNDCMIYWKDTANLDKCHTCGTSRYLYETIEDGITTRKVSAKVLRYFPVTPRLQRLFMSRCTSNHMTWHATDRPIDGRMRHPADSPAWKELDRLYPSFAQEVRNVRLGLASDGFNPFGNMSSAHSIWPVVLTVYNLPPWLCMKQPYMLLSLVIPSPKAPGNDIDVFLAPLIDELKSLWDVGAATYDVISKQSFTMRAALLWTINDFPAYANLSGWSTKGKMACPHCGDYTDCLRLYYGKKFCYMGHRRFLPISHRFRSQKRPFNGKQEHRPHPIPMTGLECLFQLSTLQFKFGKATAKPPRRRKGDAPPYNGPWKKESIFFQLPYWKDLLIRHNLDVMHIEKNICDAVLGTLLGIDGKNKDSIKARADLERLNIWPKLHPERRAGKTFCPPAIFTLSNDEKTMMCEVFASFRPPDSFSSYIADCVQVKEKKLVGLKSHDCHIILHHLLPLAIRRVLPRPLCMVLLELSSFFRHLGVNNSTSESFSQLTPRIVLVLCQLEKMFPPSFFDIMVHLPIHLAYEAAIAGPVHFRTMWPVERNLGTLKRYVRNKNRPEGSIAEGYIADEAMSFCSMYLEDSVTRRTNLGRNADAEHRDVSGGYSIFLNIGHAIGGSGKEVHMDYNEWLRVHRYVLLNCPEIKPFVDQHIEEGRRRKGRKRMWEADQESYRTFPDWFAKQVKAMQMDPATVVHPDMVALANGPVNWCIKHNNYVINGYRFRINRIDKKKKNQNSGVFVRATRNSYASRQDRNPRDGELDYYGVLNDVIELNYEEVGKIVLFECDWCNSEGNSTGLQIDEYGFVSVNFTKLISDGDTLILASQAEQD from the exons ATGAATACATTTTCTGGTCCTGTTGCAGATTCAATGGATAAGACATGGGTTAAGCTACATAGGAAAAGCACCGAGTATAAGGTCGGACTTCAAAATTTCATCCGAAACTCCCTCATTGTGGCTTCCCACGAGGGCAAGATTAAATGCCCTTGTCAATTATGTGCTAATCGTTCTTGGCGGAGCCCTGGTTTGGTGTACAAACACTTGCAAGCTGAGAAAATGTCTCCAGACTATGAAGATGGATTGTGGGATGAACATGGTGAAGCTTTACCCAATCCCGTATTCTTGGATGAAATCGAAGATGAAATCGAGGACCAACCTGAGGTCAATCTAGACATGAATGATATGTTGACAGATGCATTTGCAAATAACAGTCCACCTGGTTCACCCTACATTGGAGATGATGGTGCAACCATGAACACTGCACCTCCAGAAGTACAAAGATTTTACAACTTGATAAATGAGGCTAATGTTGATTTGTATCCCGGTTCAACAAAGATGAAAAAATTGGAGTATCTAGTGCGCTTGTATCAAATCAAGTGTTTGGGAGGAATCTCTGACAAGGCTCTTTCACTGCTACTGAAATTGACCAAGTCAATACTTCCAGATGGTGAGACACTACCAGACAGTTTCTACAAAGCCAAAAGGTCAATCTGTGATCTTGGATTAAGTTATGAAAAAATTGATGCTTGCCCCAATGATTGCATGATATATTGGAAAGATACTGCCAATCTTGATAAGTGTCATACTTGTGGTACAAGTAGGTACTTGTATGAGACCATTGAAGATGGCATAACGACAAGAAAAGTTTCTGCAAAGGTTTTAAGATATTTTCCTGTGACACCGCGTCTTCAGCGTCTATTTATGTCAAGATGTACCTCTAATCACATGACATGGCATGCAACTGATCGACCCATAGATGGAAGAATGAGGCATCCTGCTGATTCACCTGCTTGGAAAGAATTGGACAGATTGTATCCCTCATTTGCACAAGAAGTGCGTAATGTCAGGTTAGGCTTAGCAAGTGATGGTTTTAATCCATTCGGTAATATGAGTTCAGCTCACAGTATTTGGCCCGTTGTTTTAACAGTTTACAATCTCCCCCCATGGCTTTGTATGAAGCAACCATACATGCTTTTATCACTTGTGATTCCAAGTCCCAAAGCTCCAGGGAATGACATTGATGTGTTCTTGGCTCCCTTGATTGATGAACTAAAGTCCTTGTGGGATGTTGGAGCTGCCACATATGATGTGATTTCAAAACAAAGTTTCACTATGAGGGCGGCACTATTATGGACTATAAATGATTTTCCGGCATATGCTAATCTATCTGGGTGGAGTACTAAGGGTAAGATGGCTTGTCCTCATTGTGGTGATTACACCGATTGTTTAAGGTTATACTATGGGAAAAAGTTCTGCTACATGGGACATCGTCGATTTCTTCCAATCAGCCATCGGTTCCGCAGCCAAAAACGACCTTTTAATGGAAAACAGGAACATAGACCCCATCCTATACCAATGACTGGTTTGGAGTGTCTCTTTCAGTTGTCTACACTACAATTCAAGTTTGGAAAAGCTACTGCTAAACCTCCTCGGAGACGTAAAGGGGATGCACCACCATACAACGGACCTTGGAAAAAGGAGAGCATTTTTTTCCAATTGCCATATTGGAAGGACTTACTCATTCGACACAACTTAGATGTGATGCATATTGAGAAAAACATATGTGATGCTGTTCTTGGAACTTTGTTAGGAATTGATGGCAAGAACAAGGATAGTATCAAGGCACGTGCTGACTTGGAACGATTGAATATATGGCCAAAACTGCATCCAGAACGGCGAGCCGGAAAAACATTTTGCCCTCCAGCTATATTTACATTGTCTAATGATGAAAAGACTATGATGTGCGAAGTGTTTGCATCCTTCAGGCCTCCTGACAGTTTCTCATCTTACATAGCTGATTGCGTCcaagtaaaagaaaagaaattggtTGGCCTGAAAAGTCATGACTGCCACATTATCTTGCACCACCTGCTGCCTCTTGCTATTCGACGAGTTCTTCCAAGACCTTTGTGTATGGTGTTGCTGGAATTAAGTTCATTTTTTCGACACTTAGGTGTAAACAATTCTACAAGCGAGTCATTTTCACAATTGACACCACGCATAGTCCTTGTTCTTTGCCAGCTAGAGAAAATGTTTCCACCTtctttctttgacattatggtcCATTTACCAATCCACTTAGCATATGAAGCTGCAATTGCTGGCCCTGTTCACTTTCGAACGATGTGGCCTGTAGAGAG GAACTTGGGAACACTTAAGAGGTATGTGCGTAACAAAAATCGACCTGAGGGTTCGATTGCTGAAGGGTACATTGCTGATGAGGCCATGTCGTTTTGTTCCATGTACTTGGAAGATTCAGTTACACGCCGGACCAATCTTGGACGAAATGCTGATGCGGAACATCGAGATGTGTCTGGTGGTTATTCAATTTTCCTTAATATTGGTCATGCTATTGGAGGTTCGGGTAAAGAAGTGCATATGGATTATAACGAGTGGCTTCGCGTACATAGATATGTTCTACTTAATTGTCCAGAGATCAAACCATTCGTAGA TCAACACATCGAAGAGGGAAGGAGAAGAAAGGGTCGAAAGAGGATGTGGGAAGCTGACCAAGAATCGTATAGAACTTTTCCAGACTGGTTTGCAAAACAA GTGAAGGCTATGCAAATGGATCCTGCAACAGTAGTCCACCCAGATATGGTTGCTTTGGCCAACGGTCCAGTCAATTGGTGTATTAAGCACAACAATTATGTGATTAATGGTTATAGATTTCGAATTAATAGGattgataagaaaaaaaaaaatcaaaacagtggCGTGTTTGTCCGTGCAACAAGAAATAGTTATGCAAGTAGGCAAGATAGAAATCCAAGAGATGGAGAGCTGGACTATTACGGGGTGCTAAATGATGTCATTGAGCTTAATTATGAGGAGGTAGGCAAGATTGTCTTGTTTGAATGTGATTGGTGCAATAGTGAGGGCAATTCTACAGGATTGCAGATAGATGAATATGGTTTTGTATCAGTAAACTTTACAAAGCTCATATCTGATGGGGACACTCTCATACTTGCCTCACAAGCTGAACAA GACTGA